In one window of Methanolobus mangrovi DNA:
- a CDS encoding RNA ligase partner protein encodes MLRQRFVLDTTALTDLQTREKMGSNGICEGMKEVLELIASSRLNLGISCYVPFPSVYKELHEFAQNNNCDVDVIAKIDTWLVKKAPDRYNVQIPSKVFHEYVSHMRERINKGMVIAEETIWDASTECLLIDTKAETKKDIGFDIEKRVIGGHIGKFRNKYRSALRYGILDSAPDIDVLILAKELDAAVVASDFGIQKWAEELGVRFVPANTFPMILQEYLKHAQSSDVSPSENE; translated from the coding sequence ATGCTAAGGCAACGTTTTGTTCTGGATACCACTGCACTGACCGATTTGCAGACAAGAGAAAAGATGGGGTCGAATGGTATATGCGAGGGAATGAAAGAGGTATTGGAGCTCATAGCCAGTTCCAGGCTAAACCTTGGCATAAGCTGTTACGTGCCTTTTCCATCTGTTTATAAAGAGCTGCATGAGTTTGCCCAGAACAACAATTGTGACGTCGATGTAATTGCAAAGATAGATACGTGGCTTGTGAAAAAGGCTCCTGATAGGTATAATGTGCAGATTCCATCCAAGGTATTCCATGAATATGTATCACATATGCGCGAGCGTATCAACAAGGGAATGGTAATTGCCGAGGAAACCATCTGGGACGCGTCCACCGAATGCCTGCTCATCGATACAAAAGCAGAGACCAAGAAAGATATTGGTTTTGATATCGAGAAGAGGGTTATCGGAGGGCATATCGGCAAATTCCGGAACAAATACCGTTCTGCACTTCGTTATGGTATTCTTGACAGTGCTCCTGATATAGATGTTCTTATACTTGCAAAGGAGCTTGATGCTGCTGTTGTGGCCAGCGATTTTGGAATTCAGAAATGGGCTGAGGAACTTGGTGTAAGGTTTGTCCCTGCTAACACATTCCCCATGATATTGCAGGAATATCTGAAACATGCCCAATCATCAGATGTGTCTCCTTCTGAAAATGAATAA